The Agromyces marinus genome window below encodes:
- a CDS encoding class I SAM-dependent methyltransferase, whose product MTPLHQVASEGSSPPAAATLQVTRTALTWTGPAPSSDVLDIEIDGTRVWSTRLPAATRRGRRRLEWPRALRPHVGGRGAVTLRDQSDGTVVAEGVYAFGAAPGETALADIASAGLVVDKWGKLVPAASASLHRALIDGLDAVLADLADAGFAASITGGTLLGAVRSGEILERDDDADLMVYLGECHPADVSAASYEIERALVARGHRLIRHSDAHLQILVGAAGAHVDVFLGFHHLDVYHQPIAVRGRFERDRILPFGTVELHGREYPAVADPEGWLELCYGPGWRTPDPSFRFHTPSSTRRRFENWFGVYDLNRHFWEEAAKRPAARPAWRADVDALLAEGATTERVIDLGCGRGESAVRLAEAGRRVLAVDYALAAVDAVERRAHPRVRACRLNLADRRAVLGLAIDECSQDGPVDILLSDVLAYLTRGVRTNVFTLLRTVLGRGGVAIASVPVNPSIRYDHHRPDTWHLPISWMRSEAEPYGLGIGVLGHEYRQTSSGRRLIATVAIRRRVPAAADRAVPDPEEWNR is encoded by the coding sequence GTGACGCCGTTGCACCAGGTCGCGAGCGAGGGGTCGTCCCCGCCCGCGGCGGCGACGCTGCAGGTGACCAGGACCGCGTTGACCTGGACCGGGCCGGCTCCGTCGTCCGATGTGCTCGACATCGAGATCGACGGCACGCGCGTCTGGTCGACGCGGCTGCCCGCGGCGACGCGACGCGGGCGCCGGCGGCTCGAGTGGCCCCGGGCGCTGCGGCCGCACGTCGGCGGTCGGGGGGCGGTGACGCTCCGCGACCAGTCCGACGGGACGGTGGTCGCCGAGGGCGTGTACGCGTTCGGCGCTGCACCCGGAGAGACGGCCCTCGCCGACATCGCCTCCGCCGGGCTCGTCGTCGACAAGTGGGGCAAGCTCGTGCCCGCGGCATCCGCTTCGCTGCATCGCGCCCTCATCGACGGGCTCGACGCGGTGCTCGCCGACCTCGCCGACGCGGGGTTCGCCGCGAGCATCACCGGCGGCACCCTGCTCGGGGCCGTCCGGTCGGGCGAGATCCTCGAACGCGACGACGACGCCGACCTCATGGTGTACCTGGGGGAGTGCCACCCGGCCGACGTCTCCGCCGCGTCCTACGAGATCGAGCGGGCGCTCGTCGCCCGCGGACACCGGCTCATCCGGCACAGCGACGCGCACCTGCAGATCCTCGTCGGCGCGGCGGGCGCTCACGTCGACGTGTTCCTCGGCTTCCACCACCTCGACGTGTACCACCAGCCCATCGCGGTGCGCGGGCGGTTCGAGCGCGACCGGATCCTTCCGTTCGGAACGGTCGAGCTGCACGGCCGCGAGTACCCGGCCGTGGCCGATCCCGAGGGCTGGCTCGAGCTCTGCTACGGACCGGGATGGCGCACGCCCGATCCGTCCTTCCGCTTCCACACCCCGTCGTCGACTCGGCGCAGGTTCGAGAACTGGTTCGGCGTGTACGACCTCAACCGGCACTTCTGGGAGGAGGCGGCGAAGCGGCCCGCAGCGCGCCCGGCGTGGCGCGCCGACGTGGACGCACTGCTCGCCGAGGGCGCGACGACCGAGCGCGTGATCGACCTCGGTTGCGGGCGGGGCGAGTCGGCGGTCCGACTCGCCGAGGCCGGCCGCCGCGTCCTCGCCGTCGACTACGCGCTCGCGGCCGTCGATGCGGTCGAGCGGCGAGCGCATCCCCGAGTGCGCGCCTGCCGGCTCAACCTGGCCGATCGGCGAGCCGTCCTCGGGCTCGCGATCGACGAGTGCTCGCAGGACGGCCCCGTCGACATCCTGCTCTCGGACGTGCTCGCGTACCTCACGCGGGGCGTGCGGACGAACGTGTTCACGTTGCTGCGAACCGTGCTCGGGCGCGGGGGCGTCGCGATCGCGAGCGTTCCCGTCAACCCGTCGATCCGGTACGACCACCATCGACCGGACACGTGGCATCTCCCGATCTCGTGGATGCGCAGCGAAGCCGAGCCGTACGGACTCGGCATCGGCGTGCTCGGCCACGAGTACCGGCAGACCTCGAGCGGTCGCCGGCTCATCGCGACGGTGGCGATCCGGCGGCGCGTGCCCGCCGCGGCCGATCGCGCCGTCCCCGACCCCGAGGAGTGGAACAGATGA
- a CDS encoding glycosyltransferase family protein, whose protein sequence is MMLAVLQARCSSTRLPGKVLAPVLDRPMILRQLERIERAARIDGLVVVTSVDPSDDPLVEVLDGEGIPTRRGSLADVYSRFAGVVDEFGPEHIVRLTADCPLTDPEVIDLVAQRHLESGADYTSNALIRTFPHGLDVECVSADAFRRLGALGLGPREREHVTLGLYARPEMFRIEHVVREPDLSGLRWTVDYRSDLEFVRRVYAELHPSDPAFGTRDILALLESRPELVHTADDIGD, encoded by the coding sequence ATGATGCTCGCCGTCCTGCAGGCCCGCTGCAGCTCGACTCGCCTGCCGGGCAAGGTGCTCGCGCCGGTCCTGGACCGGCCCATGATCCTGCGTCAGCTCGAGCGCATCGAGCGTGCGGCGCGCATCGACGGGCTCGTCGTCGTGACCTCCGTCGATCCCAGCGACGATCCGTTGGTCGAGGTCCTCGACGGCGAGGGCATCCCGACCAGACGCGGCTCGCTCGCGGACGTGTACTCGAGGTTCGCCGGCGTCGTCGACGAGTTCGGGCCCGAGCACATCGTGCGACTCACCGCCGACTGCCCGCTCACCGACCCCGAGGTGATCGACCTCGTCGCCCAGCGGCACCTCGAGTCCGGTGCCGACTACACGTCCAACGCGCTGATCCGCACGTTCCCGCACGGTCTCGACGTCGAATGCGTCTCCGCCGACGCGTTCCGACGCTTGGGCGCCCTCGGGCTCGGTCCGCGTGAGCGCGAACACGTCACCCTCGGCCTCTACGCCCGCCCCGAGATGTTCAGGATCGAGCACGTGGTTCGCGAGCCCGACCTCTCGGGCCTGCGGTGGACGGTCGACTACCGGTCCGACCTGGAGTTCGTCCGCCGCGTGTACGCCGAGCTCCATCCCTCGGATCCCGCGTTCGGGACCCGCGACATCCTCGCACTGCTCGAGTCCCGGCCGGAACTGGTGCACACCGCCGACGACATCGGCGACTGA
- a CDS encoding lipopolysaccharide biosynthesis protein, giving the protein MRRSVLARAAGGYGLSVVLSGLVSLLVIPAVIIAAGTEAWATIAVAQAVAGFAFVPAVYGWGVVGPTEVASRAVEERGGYFADSLLSRAWLCVVIVPVAVVVAIAFAPDQPVLAALTTVSGILVALGAGWFYVGERSPLRFLLIDTAPRLAGTIAGAVAVVVTGNAVWFAGLQLAGVVVSAAIASADILRRHRGWHASLSPVRAASNLRGQGHTVAMSATSAVYVNVPILLVQVFVPSATAVYALAERMVRLALYATRPIVQVAQGWVPNPDPDVLVSRARRVTAIGLGLGALGGVAFAALAPWAGGILSGGELAIPFDLSIPMGVNLAAILASQLTGFACLTALGMSRVLSTSTIAGAVVGTALMIPLLLTIGVPGVAWGLAAAELAVLGVQLWKLAPRLARGVAVGS; this is encoded by the coding sequence ATGCGACGGTCCGTCCTCGCCCGCGCCGCCGGCGGCTACGGCCTGTCGGTCGTGCTGAGCGGGCTCGTGAGCCTGCTCGTGATCCCCGCGGTCATCATCGCTGCGGGCACCGAGGCCTGGGCCACGATCGCCGTCGCGCAGGCGGTCGCGGGCTTCGCGTTCGTCCCCGCGGTGTACGGCTGGGGCGTCGTCGGCCCGACCGAGGTCGCGTCGCGCGCCGTCGAGGAGCGAGGCGGGTACTTCGCCGATTCGCTGCTCAGTCGGGCGTGGCTGTGCGTCGTGATCGTGCCGGTCGCGGTCGTCGTGGCCATCGCGTTCGCCCCGGACCAGCCGGTGCTGGCCGCGTTGACGACCGTCAGCGGCATCCTCGTCGCGCTCGGAGCGGGGTGGTTCTACGTCGGCGAGCGCAGCCCGCTCCGGTTCCTCCTCATCGACACCGCACCGAGGCTCGCCGGCACGATCGCGGGTGCCGTCGCGGTCGTCGTCACCGGGAACGCCGTGTGGTTCGCCGGCCTCCAGCTGGCCGGGGTCGTCGTGTCGGCGGCGATCGCCTCGGCCGACATCCTCCGCCGCCATCGGGGATGGCATGCGTCGCTCTCGCCGGTCCGCGCAGCGAGCAACCTCCGCGGTCAGGGTCACACGGTCGCGATGTCGGCGACCTCGGCGGTCTACGTGAACGTGCCGATCCTGCTCGTGCAGGTCTTCGTGCCCTCCGCGACCGCGGTGTACGCGCTGGCCGAGCGGATGGTCCGGCTCGCGCTGTACGCGACGCGGCCGATCGTCCAGGTCGCCCAGGGGTGGGTGCCGAACCCCGACCCCGACGTGCTCGTCTCGCGCGCCCGCCGGGTCACCGCGATCGGGCTCGGGCTCGGCGCGCTCGGCGGCGTCGCGTTCGCGGCGCTCGCTCCGTGGGCCGGCGGCATCCTCTCGGGCGGCGAACTCGCCATCCCCTTCGATCTGTCGATCCCGATGGGCGTGAACCTCGCGGCGATCCTCGCCTCGCAGCTCACGGGCTTCGCGTGCCTGACCGCCCTCGGCATGTCGCGCGTGCTCTCGACGAGCACGATCGCGGGGGCCGTCGTCGGCACTGCGCTCATGATCCCGCTGCTGCTCACGATCGGGGTGCCCGGTGTGGCGTGGGGTCTCGCGGCCGCCGAGCTCGCCGTGCTGGGCGTGCAACTCTGGAAGCTCGCTCCGAGGCTCGCACGCGGGGTGGCGGTAGGCTCGTAG
- a CDS encoding bifunctional cytidylyltransferase/SDR family oxidoreductase, whose protein sequence is MSERTIAVVLAGGVGTRVGLGIPKQLIRIAGKAIVEHTLESLTASDLIDEIVVMMNAESRHELDHLVGDPRFPKLQAILPGGETRNDTTRLALEALPDDPATKVLFHDAVRPFIDERIIEDCVHALDQYDAVDTAIPSADTIIEVDDGIITGIPVRSRLRRGQTPQAFRLGTIRRAYEAASDDPGFAATDDCGVVFTYLPEVPIRVVEGSAENMKITEPLDLHIADKIFQLQTAELTELDGELDLDLTGKNVVVLGGSYGIGASIVALAERAGATVHAFSRTTTGTDVTSRKSVRHALRVAADSGPIDYVIVTAGILTISPLAKTKKRALRNTLEINLLAPAKIAQEAYPHLRDSRGQLLFFTSSSYTRGRAGYSLYSATKAGVVNLTQALADEWAEHGVRVNCINPQRTRTPMRTNAFGDEPPQTLLDPTDVAAVSLKVLESDVTGQIVDVRVTN, encoded by the coding sequence TCGGCATCCCGAAGCAACTGATCCGCATCGCGGGGAAGGCGATCGTCGAGCACACGCTCGAGTCGCTCACGGCGAGCGACCTCATCGACGAGATCGTGGTGATGATGAACGCCGAGAGCCGCCACGAACTCGACCACCTCGTCGGCGACCCTCGGTTCCCGAAACTCCAAGCGATCCTCCCCGGTGGAGAGACGCGCAACGACACCACGCGGCTCGCGCTCGAGGCGCTGCCCGACGACCCGGCGACGAAAGTCCTCTTCCACGATGCCGTGCGTCCATTCATCGACGAGCGCATCATCGAGGACTGCGTTCACGCGCTCGACCAGTACGACGCCGTCGACACCGCGATCCCGTCGGCCGACACGATCATCGAGGTCGACGACGGGATCATCACCGGCATCCCGGTCCGCTCACGACTGCGCCGCGGGCAGACCCCGCAGGCCTTCCGACTCGGAACCATCCGCAGGGCGTACGAGGCTGCCTCCGACGACCCCGGCTTCGCCGCGACCGACGATTGCGGCGTGGTGTTCACCTACCTCCCCGAAGTCCCGATCCGGGTCGTCGAGGGCAGCGCCGAGAACATGAAGATCACGGAGCCGCTCGACCTGCACATCGCCGACAAGATCTTCCAGCTGCAGACCGCGGAGCTCACCGAACTCGACGGCGAGCTCGACCTTGATCTGACGGGCAAGAACGTCGTCGTGCTCGGCGGCAGCTACGGCATCGGTGCAAGCATCGTCGCGCTGGCCGAACGCGCGGGGGCGACCGTGCACGCTTTCAGTCGGACGACGACCGGTACCGACGTGACGAGTCGGAAGTCAGTCCGGCACGCGCTTCGCGTCGCAGCCGATTCGGGGCCGATCGACTATGTCATCGTCACTGCCGGGATCCTCACGATCTCGCCCCTGGCGAAGACCAAGAAGCGAGCGCTCCGCAACACCCTCGAGATCAACCTGCTGGCGCCCGCGAAGATCGCGCAAGAGGCCTACCCCCACCTTCGGGATTCACGCGGCCAACTGCTGTTCTTCACCTCGAGCTCATACACGCGCGGGCGGGCCGGGTACAGTCTCTACTCCGCCACGAAGGCCGGTGTCGTCAACCTGACGCAGGCCCTCGCCGACGAGTGGGCCGAGCACGGCGTCCGGGTCAACTGCATCAATCCGCAGCGCACCCGCACCCCGATGCGGACGAACGCGTTCGGGGACGAGCCGCCCCAGACCCTCCTCGACCCGACCGACGTGGCCGCGGTCAGCTTGAAGGTGCTCGAATCCGACGTCACCGGCCAGATCGTCGACGTCCGCGTGACGAACTGA
- the glf gene encoding UDP-galactopyranose mutase yields MAEIDLVVVGSGFYGLTVAERAAVELGRKVVVIDRRDHIGGNAYSKAEDETGIEVHCYGAHLFHTSNPRVWEYVNRFTSFTDYVHRVYTTHRGEVFPMPINLGTVNQFFRSAHGPRAARDLVAEQAAEVHSDDVSNLEEKAISLIGRPLYEAFIRDYTAKQWQTDPTELPAEIISRLPVRYTYDNRYFNDTWEGLPTDGYTAWIERMADHPNIEVRLSTDFFDESQPVNKSAVVGNVPVVYTGPVDRYFDYSEGELSWRTLDFEQEVLPVGDFQGTSVMNYADLEIPYTRIHEFRHFHPEREYPGDKTVIMREFSRFAERGDEPYYPVNTPEDRARLLAYRELGKQESGVHFGGRLGTYQYLDMHMAIGSALSAYENRIRADLT; encoded by the coding sequence ATGGCTGAGATCGACCTCGTCGTCGTCGGATCCGGGTTCTACGGCCTCACGGTGGCCGAGCGGGCCGCGGTCGAGCTGGGCCGCAAGGTGGTCGTGATCGACCGTCGCGACCACATCGGCGGCAACGCGTACAGCAAGGCCGAGGACGAGACCGGGATCGAGGTCCACTGCTACGGTGCGCACCTCTTCCACACCTCCAACCCTCGCGTCTGGGAGTACGTCAACCGCTTCACGAGCTTCACGGACTACGTGCACCGGGTGTACACGACGCACCGGGGCGAGGTCTTCCCGATGCCGATCAACCTCGGCACGGTCAACCAGTTCTTCCGTTCGGCCCACGGCCCCCGCGCAGCCCGTGACCTGGTCGCGGAGCAGGCGGCGGAGGTCCATTCGGACGACGTGTCGAACCTCGAGGAGAAGGCGATCTCGCTGATCGGCCGTCCGCTGTACGAGGCGTTCATCCGCGACTACACGGCCAAGCAGTGGCAGACCGATCCGACGGAGCTTCCGGCCGAGATCATCAGCCGCCTCCCGGTGCGCTACACCTACGACAACCGCTACTTCAACGACACGTGGGAAGGCCTCCCGACAGACGGGTACACCGCCTGGATCGAGCGGATGGCGGACCATCCCAACATCGAGGTCCGCCTCTCGACCGACTTCTTCGACGAGTCGCAGCCGGTGAACAAGTCGGCCGTCGTCGGGAACGTGCCCGTGGTCTACACGGGACCGGTCGACCGGTACTTCGACTACTCCGAGGGCGAACTCTCCTGGCGCACGCTCGACTTCGAGCAGGAGGTGCTCCCGGTCGGCGACTTCCAGGGGACGTCGGTGATGAACTACGCCGACCTGGAGATCCCGTACACGCGCATCCACGAGTTCCGGCACTTCCATCCCGAGCGCGAGTACCCCGGCGACAAGACGGTCATCATGCGCGAGTTCTCGCGCTTCGCCGAGCGCGGCGACGAGCCGTACTACCCGGTCAACACCCCCGAGGATCGTGCTCGCCTGCTCGCGTACCGCGAGCTCGGCAAGCAGGAGTCGGGCGTGCACTTCGGGGGCAGGCTCGGCACCTACCAGTACCTCGACATGCACATGGCGATCGGTTCCGCGTTGTCGGCATACGAGAACCGGATCAGGGCCGACCTCACCTGA
- a CDS encoding nucleotide sugar dehydrogenase: MRIAVVALGKIGLPLAVQFADRGHDVVGVDVNRAVVDLVNQGTEPFPGEAHLQEKLSELVPAGRLRATTDYADAIPGADAVVLVVPLFVDDATWEPDFGWMDAATASLAEHLTPGTLVSYETTLPVGTTRTRWKPMLEEGSGLVEGRDFHLVFSPERVLTGRVFADLKKYPKLVGGLSEAGASRAVEFYEQVLTFDERPDLERGNGVWDLGSAEAAEMAKLAETTYRDVNIGLANQFALFADQVGIDVYSVIDASNSQPFSHIHRPGIAVGGHCIPVYPRLYLSTDRDAEIVRTARLLNASMPGRLVDQAAAILGDLEGLTAVVLGAAYRGGVKETAFSGVFATVEALRARGARVLVHDPLYSDEELGRFGWDAFHFGDRVDLAIVQADHAEYRTMQPADVAGVRLLVDGRNITDARTWAGTPRIVIGAGGIAAPVAP, encoded by the coding sequence ATGCGTATCGCCGTCGTGGCCCTCGGAAAGATCGGCCTCCCCCTTGCAGTCCAGTTCGCAGATCGAGGTCACGACGTGGTCGGCGTCGACGTGAACCGAGCGGTCGTCGACCTGGTGAACCAGGGCACCGAGCCCTTCCCGGGCGAGGCGCACCTGCAGGAGAAGCTCAGCGAGCTCGTTCCCGCCGGTCGCCTGCGCGCGACGACGGACTACGCCGACGCGATCCCCGGCGCAGACGCCGTCGTCCTCGTCGTGCCGCTGTTCGTGGACGACGCGACCTGGGAGCCGGACTTCGGCTGGATGGATGCCGCGACGGCGTCGCTCGCCGAACACCTCACCCCGGGCACGCTCGTCTCGTACGAGACCACGCTTCCCGTCGGCACCACGCGGACGCGCTGGAAGCCCATGCTCGAGGAGGGTTCCGGACTCGTCGAGGGTCGTGACTTCCACCTCGTCTTCTCGCCCGAGCGCGTGCTCACCGGGCGCGTGTTCGCCGACCTGAAGAAGTACCCGAAGCTCGTCGGAGGCCTGAGCGAGGCCGGTGCGAGCCGTGCTGTCGAGTTCTACGAGCAGGTCCTCACCTTCGACGAGCGGCCGGACCTCGAGCGTGGCAACGGCGTGTGGGATCTGGGCAGTGCCGAGGCCGCGGAGATGGCCAAGCTCGCGGAGACCACCTACCGGGACGTCAACATCGGATTGGCCAACCAGTTCGCGCTCTTCGCGGACCAGGTCGGCATCGACGTCTACTCGGTCATCGATGCGAGCAACTCGCAGCCGTTCAGCCACATCCACCGGCCCGGCATCGCGGTGGGCGGCCACTGCATCCCGGTGTACCCGCGTCTGTACCTCTCGACCGACCGCGATGCGGAGATCGTTCGCACCGCGCGCCTGCTCAACGCGTCGATGCCGGGCCGCCTCGTCGACCAGGCGGCCGCGATCCTCGGTGATCTCGAGGGCCTGACCGCAGTCGTCCTGGGTGCCGCCTACCGCGGTGGCGTGAAGGAGACGGCGTTCTCCGGTGTCTTCGCGACCGTCGAGGCGCTGCGCGCCCGCGGCGCGAGGGTGCTCGTGCACGACCCGCTCTACTCCGACGAGGAACTCGGCCGATTCGGCTGGGATGCGTTCCACTTCGGCGACCGGGTCGACCTCGCGATCGTGCAGGCCGACCACGCCGAGTACCGCACGATGCAGCCGGCCGATGTCGCAGGGGTCCGGCTGCTCGTGGACGGGCGCAACATCACCGACGCCCGGACCTGGGCCGGTACTCCGCGCATCGTGATCGGAGCGGGCGGCATCGCGGCTCCCGTCGCGCCGTGA
- a CDS encoding glycosyltransferase, with amino-acid sequence MTSTWTELQRVVFPQDGDPDVLPLYVDADVWARFGTREVRVSDRAHIDDVLGRGRFRVASGERMSFAGYFNAFPASYWQHWTVVDRIRLRATLSGSGTLLVYRSTAQGVPQRVASESFSGEGAEVRVDLPVTTFGDGGWYWFDIVAGRGDVVLSDAAWETDVDAVRDGRASIGITTMNKADYCVRTLDALASDDSVAEVLDRVYVVDQGSQRVRDREEYPGIAERMGDRLEVIEQANLGGSGGFARSMLETLEGGTSEFVILLDDDVTIEPESIARSVRFARYATQPVIVGGHMFDLLDRPVMHAFAESMDLGPFMWHAQPHDEVPHDFRFSNLRQTRWMHARMDTDYNGWWFCLIPTATLRDTGLALPAFIKWDDAEYCLRARSGGYPTVTLPGAALWHVSWLDKDDSIDWQAYFHARNRFVAALLHSPHDDGGQLMEDSWRWDLRHLLSMQYYPVTLRHRALKDVLRGPAHMQAEIGSILGELRAEAGRFPEKAVLKTDDEVPATVEGKKVFPLGPDGKPAKGPRGIPLVIFTARMVARQWFTKPQPRNVSAPQVELAKRDATWFRLPVYDSALVSTADGTGKVRYTRDPREFRRLVRQSRRLHRELKRRWPELSRRYREALPEITSPEAWRKTFDA; translated from the coding sequence TTGACCTCGACCTGGACCGAGCTGCAGCGCGTCGTCTTCCCGCAGGACGGCGACCCCGACGTCCTCCCGCTGTACGTCGACGCCGACGTGTGGGCGCGCTTCGGCACGCGCGAGGTGCGCGTGAGCGACCGGGCGCACATCGACGACGTGCTGGGGCGGGGCCGGTTCCGTGTGGCCTCGGGCGAGCGGATGTCGTTCGCCGGCTACTTCAACGCGTTCCCCGCGTCCTACTGGCAGCACTGGACCGTGGTCGACCGGATCCGGCTTCGCGCGACGCTGAGCGGGTCGGGGACCCTCCTGGTGTACCGGTCGACCGCGCAGGGCGTGCCGCAGCGGGTGGCATCCGAGTCGTTCTCGGGAGAGGGCGCCGAGGTGCGCGTCGATCTCCCGGTCACGACCTTCGGCGACGGCGGATGGTACTGGTTCGACATCGTCGCGGGCCGCGGCGACGTCGTGCTGAGCGACGCGGCCTGGGAGACGGACGTCGACGCGGTGCGCGACGGACGCGCCTCGATCGGCATCACCACGATGAACAAGGCCGACTACTGCGTCCGGACCCTCGACGCGCTCGCCTCCGACGACTCGGTGGCCGAGGTGCTCGACCGGGTCTACGTCGTCGACCAGGGCTCGCAGCGTGTCCGGGATCGCGAGGAGTACCCCGGGATCGCCGAACGCATGGGCGACCGCCTCGAGGTCATCGAACAGGCGAACCTCGGCGGATCGGGCGGCTTCGCCCGCTCGATGCTCGAGACCCTCGAGGGCGGCACCAGCGAGTTCGTGATCCTCCTCGACGACGACGTCACCATCGAGCCCGAGAGCATCGCGCGGTCCGTCCGGTTCGCGCGCTACGCGACGCAGCCGGTGATCGTCGGCGGCCACATGTTCGACCTGCTCGACCGGCCGGTCATGCACGCGTTCGCCGAGAGCATGGACCTCGGACCCTTCATGTGGCACGCGCAGCCTCACGACGAGGTCCCGCACGACTTCCGCTTCAGCAACCTGCGGCAGACGCGCTGGATGCACGCCCGCATGGACACCGACTACAACGGCTGGTGGTTCTGCCTCATCCCGACGGCGACGCTGCGCGACACCGGCCTCGCGCTGCCCGCGTTCATCAAGTGGGACGACGCCGAGTACTGCCTCCGCGCCCGCTCGGGCGGGTACCCGACCGTGACCCTGCCCGGTGCGGCGCTCTGGCACGTGTCGTGGCTCGACAAGGACGACTCGATCGACTGGCAGGCGTACTTCCACGCCCGCAACCGCTTCGTCGCCGCCCTGCTCCATTCCCCGCACGACGACGGCGGGCAGCTGATGGAGGACAGCTGGCGCTGGGACCTCCGCCACCTGCTGTCGATGCAGTACTACCCGGTGACGCTGCGGCATCGCGCCCTGAAGGACGTCCTTCGCGGACCGGCCCACATGCAGGCCGAGATCGGCTCGATCCTCGGCGAACTGCGCGCCGAGGCCGGGCGATTCCCCGAGAAGGCCGTCCTGAAGACCGATGACGAGGTTCCGGCCACGGTCGAGGGCAAGAAGGTGTTCCCGCTCGGCCCCGACGGCAAGCCGGCCAAGGGCCCGCGGGGCATCCCGCTCGTGATCTTCACCGCGCGGATGGTCGCGCGCCAGTGGTTCACGAAACCGCAACCGCGCAACGTCTCCGCGCCTCAGGTCGAGCTCGCCAAGAGAGACGCGACCTGGTTCCGGCTGCCGGTCTACGACAGCGCGCTCGTGTCGACCGCCGACGGCACCGGCAAGGTGCGATACACGCGCGACCCGCGCGAATTCCGCCGCCTCGTGCGTCAGAGCCGTCGCCTGCACCGCGAGCTGAAGCGCCGCTGGCCCGAACTCTCGCGGCGGTACCGCGAGGCCCTGCCAGAGATCACCTCGCCCGAGGCGTGGCGGAAGACCTTCGACGCCTGA